One segment of Lytechinus variegatus isolate NC3 chromosome 13, Lvar_3.0, whole genome shotgun sequence DNA contains the following:
- the LOC121426584 gene encoding monocarboxylate transporter 5-like: MAESNSMFYWGYVIVLSKFIFGFIDTGIAKSFGVLIPTMVERLDSDFATVGFICSMPSTLTYLLCPLVKMFLTDTNTRFVAMSGGVLCGTCIAACAFIKNVVAIGICLTLAGAGLSMTFMPIHLILNDYFPEKFVLANTVALYGYTAGSVLLPILMEKSLQAYGYYGAFLILGGVAYHSTVCAATIRKVSTKSNSDEGQDYIEQNDRKCVSGEKQLTEDTSLHRRREWKDEDGDEENQGVPEQTRLIRADSIKKQELSLNSQSRCTATLFQAFKGSCGIWKEPIFAFSIPIHILQSYTVYAWMLFLVPHTEQLGIPSSKAVYLSTIGGIGGIIGRTVFIVFLTKGVNGFALYIPVGCVCTATFLLDFVSSDYRSRAALAFLQGFSFFIEDAIGGSLCKDAVFDDTHTGMAFANATFWCGVGATVAGTFTGYLFDITQSFTKVFIILGLIHAFMIGHLSIVAILIKRKR; encoded by the exons ATGGCTGAATCGAACTCAATGTTCTACTGGGGGTATGTCATTGTATTAAGTAAGTTCATTTTCGGCTTCATTGATACCGGCATCGCGAAATCTTTCGGAGTTCTTATTCCTACCATGGTCGAACGTCTAGACTCGGATTTTGCTACTGTTGGATTCATATGTAGCATGCCGTCAACACTGACGTATCTGCTAT GTCCATTGGTAAAGATGTTCCTGACGGACACGAACACACGCtttgttgctatgtcaggagGAGTATTGTGTGGAACGTGTATTGCTGCCTGTGCTTTCATTAAAAACGTAGTGGCAATTGGAATCTGTCTCACTTTAGCGG GTGCCGGCTTATCCATGACCTTTATGCCCATTCACCTTATATTAAACGACTACTTCCCAGAAAAGTTTGTTTTAGCGAATACGGTAGCATTATATGGGTACACCGCCGGGTCCGTGTTGCTCCCGATTCTGATGGAGAAGTCACTTCAAGCCTATGGTTATTATGGTGCGTTTCTTATTCTTGGTGGTGTGGCCTATCACTCCACGGTGTGCGCTGCGACGATTCGGAAGGTATCAACGAAGTCAAATTCGGATGAAGGACAAGATTACATTGAGCAGAATGACCGAAAGTGTGTCTCTGGAGAAAAACAATTAACAGAAGATACCTCGCTGCATCGTCGTAGAGAATGGAAAGATGAGGATGGGGACGAAGAAAATCAAGGAGTGCCCGAACAAACGCGTTTGATTCGGGCTGATAGCATCAAGAAGCAGGAGCTGTCATTGAACTCACAATCAAGATGCACAGCAACACTTTTTCAGGCCTTCAAGGGATCCTGTGGAATATGGAAAGAACCAATCTTTGCTTTTAGCATCCCTATTCACATTCTTCAAAGCTACACAGTTTATGCATGGATGCTGTTTCTGGTCCCCCATACCGAACAACTGGGAATCCCATCTTCTAAAGCAGTCTACCTCTCCACAATTGGTGGTATAGGTGGCATCATCGGTCGCACTGTCTTCATAGTTTTCCTCACTAAAGGAGTCAACGGCTTTGCCTTGTATATCCCCGTAGGTTGCGTCTGCACTGCAACATTTCTGCTGGACTTCGTCAGCTCTGATTATAGGTCACGTGCTGCGTTAGCCTTTCTTCAAGGATTTTCGTTCTTCATCGAAGATGCCATTGGCGGCAGTCTGTGTAAGGATGCAGTCTTTGATGACACCCATACTGGGATGGCATTCGCTAACGCTACATTTTGGTGTGGAGTAGGGGCTACAGTAGCAGGAACGTTTACAG GATACCTGTTTGACATCACCCAGTCATTTACGAAGGTCTTTATCATCCTCGGCCTCATCCACGCATTCATGATCGGTCATCTCTCCATCGTGGCGATCCTCATCAAGAGAAAGCGTTAG
- the LOC121426579 gene encoding monocarboxylate transporter 7-like: protein MATATSMFYWGYAIVLSKFVIFFIDTGIAKSFGVLIPTMVKRLDTNYATVGLICSMPSTLMYLLSPLVKLFLTETNTRVVAISGGLLCGTCIAACAFFTNVVAIGVSLTLSGLGLSMSFIPIHLALNDFFPEKYVLMNTICLYGYTAGSMLLPILMEKSLEAYGYYGAFLILGGVAYNSMACATTLRKVPTRSTSNEAQDHITSNDRKCVSRAKPLPEETPLFRQIQVEDEEEEHEEGVPEQSGLIQSKKCRIKEREIPLELQSTCIRTFFQACKGSCGLFREPFFASTIPIQFLQAYTSYSWMLFLVPHTEQLGIPSSKAVYLSTIGGIGGIIGRTVFVVFLGKGVNAFAVYIPVGCVCTATFLLDFVSSDYRSRVVLAFLQGFSFFIEDTMLSTLCKEAVFDDMNTATALTTVAFWTGMGATAAGIFTGYLFDITQSFTKVFIILGITHAFKVGHLFIVAIILFKRKR, encoded by the exons ATGGCTACCGCAACATCGATGTTCTACTGGGGTTATGCGATTGTTCTGAGCAagtttgtcattttctttattgataCCGGCATCGCGAAATCTTTCGGAGTTCTCATTCCGACCATGGTCAAACGTCTAGATACGAATTATGCTACTGTTGGGTTAATATGTAGCATGCCGTCAACGCTCATGTATCTCCTAA GTCCATTGGTAAAGCTATTCCTGACGGAGACCAACACACGCGTTGTTGCTATATCAGGTGGACTTTTGTGTGGAACGTGTATAGCTGCCTGTGCATTCTTTACAAACGTAGTGGCGATTGGAGTTTCTCTCACCTTATCGG GTCTCGGATTATCGATGAGCTTCATTCCCATCCACCTTGCACTGAATGACTTTTTCccagaaaaatatgttttgatgAACACTATATGTTTATATGGTTACACTGCCGGTTCTATGTTGCTCCCGATTTTGATGGAGAAGTCTCTTGAAGCCTATGGTTATTATGGGGCGTTTCTCATCCTTGGGGGAGTGGCCTATAACTCCATGGCGTGCGCAACAACGCTTCGGAAGGTACCAACGAGGTCCACCTCGAATGAAGCTCAGGATCACATCACATCGAATGACCGGAAGTGTGTCTCTCGAGCAAAACCGCTGCCTGAAGAAACCCCGTTGTTTCGTCAAATCCAAGTGGAGGATGAGGAagaagaacatgaagaaggaGTGCCAGAACAATCGGGACTGATTCAGTCCAAGAAGTGTCGTATTAAAGAGCGGGAGATACCACTGGAATTGCAATCCACTTGCATAAGAACATTCTTTCAAGCCTGCAAAGGTTCTTGTGGATTATTCAGGGAGCCTTTTTTTGCCTCCACCATCCCTATTCAATTCCTTCAAGCGTACACAAGTTATTCATGGATGCTATTTCTAGTCCCCCATACCGAACAACTGGGTATCCCATCTTCTAAAGCAGTCTACCTCTCCACAATTGGTGGTATAGGTGGTATCATCGGTCGCACCGTCTTCGTAGTTTTCCTCGGTAAAGGAGTCAATGCTTTTGCCGTGTACATCCCCGTAGGTTGCGTCTGCACTGCAACATTTCTGCTGGACTTCGTCAGCTCTGATTACAGGTCACGTGTTGTATTAGCCTTTCTCCAAgggttttctttctttatcgAAGATACCATGCTTTCCACATTGTGCAAGGAGGCAGTCTTTGACGACATGAATACAGCCACGGCGTTGACGACCGTTGCATTCTGGACCGGAATGGGGGCTACAGCTGCAGGAATATTCACAG GATACCTGTTTGACATCACCCAGTCATTTACGAAGGTCTTTATCATCCTCGGCATCACCCACGCCTTCAAAGTCGGTCATCTTTTTATCGTGGCGATCATCCTTTTCAAGAGAAAGCGGTAG